The stretch of DNA TTACGGCCCTTGACCAGCCGCACGCAGTAGAACGATCGCTGGCGACGCACCGCCCACCTTGGTTTACGGTCGACCCAGCCGGACCGCAATTGGCGAGCGCTCCGACCATGCCCACCGATCAACTCTCAATCCAACCGCTTCCCGGCGCCGTCCCCAGTGACACGGGTGACCGCATCCTGATCATCGACGACGACGAAAACATCGTCGCTGGTCTATCCCGGCGGTTAATCCAACAGGGCTTCAGCGTGACGCTGGCGGCCACGGGCGCCCAAGGCAGCACGACGGCCCATCGCGACCATCCGGACCTGATTATCCTCGACCTGCGACTGCCTGATACCGATGGCTTTTCGGTT from Pirellulales bacterium encodes:
- a CDS encoding response regulator — protein: MPTDQLSIQPLPGAVPSDTGDRILIIDDDENIVAGLSRRLIQQGFSVTLAATGAQGSTTAHRDHPDLIILDLRLPDTDGFSVCQELADAPDTCGTPVILLSGMTRPDIIRRPRAAGCQYFVRKPCDPGTLLALIRHSIDESRRCQCAPGTGPAPQIVGRP